The Zingiber officinale cultivar Zhangliang chromosome 9A, Zo_v1.1, whole genome shotgun sequence genome window below encodes:
- the LOC122020463 gene encoding ethylene-responsive transcription factor CRF1-like, which translates to MTALRHMLGKQPHKMGKRRAKNQQQLVRSGSSCQHESKRWARTIRVVFDDPDATESSGDEGFSYSFRRRRAIHEFPAPLSLPAAFSPASSRESSGRNRKIAQTRKPQLKSLGSLTSSSSARFKGVRQRPWGKWAAEIRDPIRGVRLWLGTYDTAEAAAAAYAAAALRFQAEKKNLSRTSSDTTSSSASTRYDAIGTQDPPSPSSVLYRRGAPAKASIVVEESIAELFVEQSLSLAETGLAFEPDLFPMDQMEPELLPTDQFIGFESIPIDEEITGDDFPSLEILNQWMDFEF; encoded by the coding sequence ATGACTGCACTTCGGCACATGCTCGGGAAGCAACCGCATAAGATGGGTAAAAGGAGGGCAAAGAACCAGCAGCAACTCGTCAGATCCGGTTCCTCCTGTCAGCACGAATCGAAGCGATGGGCAAGAACAATCCGCGTCGTCTTTGACGACCCCGACGCTACTGAATCAAGCGGCGACGAGGGCTTCAGCTATTCCTTTCGCAGGAGGAGGGCGATTCACGAGTTCCCGGCTCCTCTGTCTCTCCCTGCTGCTTTCTCGCCGGCCTCGTCGCGGGAAAGCAGCGGGAGGAACCGTAAAATCGCCCAAACGCGAAAGCCCCAGCTCAAGTCACTCGGTTCACTGACCTCGTCATCTTCCGCCAGATTTAAGGGGGTCAGGCAGCGGCCGTGGGGGAAATGGGCGGCGGAGATCCGCGACCCAATCCGCGGTGTTCGCCTCTGGCTCGGCACTTACGACACGGCGGAGGCTGCGGCCGCCGCTTACGCAGCCGCCGCTCTCCGCTTCCAAGCCGAGAAGAAGAATCTGTCTCGCACTTCCTCCGATACCACTTCATCCTCTGCCTCGACGCGCTACGACGCCATAGGGACCCAGGATCCGCCTTCCCCGTCGTCCGTGCTCTACCGCCGAGGCGCCCCCGCGAAGGCCTCCATCGTAGTAGAGGAGTCGATCGCGGAGCTCTTCGTGGAGCAAAGCCTGTCGCTCGCGGAGACAGGCTTAGCATTCGAACCGGACCTCTTTCCTATGGATCAAATGGAACCTGAGCTTCTGCCAACTGATCAGTTCATCGGCTTCGAAAGCATTCCCATAGACGAAGAAATCACCGGCGACGACTTTCCCAGTCTGGAGATCCTCAATCAATGGATGGATTTTGAGTTCTaa
- the LOC122021309 gene encoding stem-specific protein TSJT1-like: protein MLAVFSDAVVSPPEELVQAGSRTPTPKQTATKLLDAFLQSNPCSMALNIGGAARIAFTHRNQSLLQPRSFAVNEEIYCLFKGTLENLPSLKQHYGLAKNASEVVLVMEAYRALRDRAPYSTNQMLAHLVGQFAFVVFDRVTSTVFAAADQDGKVPLFLGITVDGYLAFSDETEVLRSACGQSLASFPPGCFFSTSTGIRSYEHPKNRVTVLPATDEDTWGATFKIERPCSQAAE, encoded by the exons ATGCTTGCAGTCTTCAGCGACGCAGTCGTCAGCCCACCGGAGGAGCTCGTCCAAGCCGGCAGCCGAACTCCCACCCCGAAACAAACAGCTACCAAGCTTCTTGATGCCTTCCTCCAAAGCAACCCCTGCTCCATGGCCCTCAACATCGGCGGAGCCGCACGGATCGCCTTCACCCACAGAAACCAATCCTTGCTGCAACCAAG GTCGTTCGCAGTCAACGAGGAGATTTATTGCTTGTTCAAGGGGACGCTGGAGAACCTGCCGAGCCTGAAGCAGCACTACGGTCTGGCGAAGAACGCGAGCGAGGTTGTGCTGGTGATGGAAGCTTATCGAGCTCTGCGGGACCGAGCTCCGTACTCAACGAACCAAATGCTCGCCCACCTCGTCGGCCAATTCGCCTTCGTCGTCTTCGACCGCGTCACCTCCACTGTCTTCGCCGCAGCC GACCAAGATGGGAAGGTGCCCTTGTTCTTGGGAATAACCGTCGATGGCTACCTAGCTTTCTCAGATGAAACAGAGGTGCTCAGAAGCGCATGTGGCCAATCACTAGCATCGTTTCCACCAG GTTGTTTCTTCTCGACTTCCACTGGAATACGGAGCTACGAGCATCCCAAGAACAGAGTCACAGTTTTGCCAGCAACGGACGAAGACACTTGGGGTGCAACTTTCAAG ATTGAGCGACCATGTTCACAAGCAGCGGAGTGA